The Anopheles maculipalpis chromosome 3RL, idAnoMacuDA_375_x, whole genome shotgun sequence genomic sequence ATGCATATATAGCGTCCAAAAAATCGTTCTGTTTTCCCGTCGACATCCGGAAATTACCTCAAAAATGGAACTTAAATGTATTATTTcttaaacttatttatttcataaacATTATTTGCCGTTTCACGAACGCCGTTTTTTCACAGGAGCTAGCAGTGACCTTAAGCAAGCTACCTCGATTGCGGCACACATGGTTAAGGAGTGGGGTATGTCGGAACGGGTCGGTTTGCGTACGATCGAGGGCCCGAAAGGGTTCGGACAGAACGAGGTTCTTTCGCCGTCGACGATCGAAAGCGTTGATAACGAGATCAAGAAGCTGCTAAACGAAAGCTACGAGCGGGCAAAGGCGATTCTGAAGCAGCACGCCAAGGAGCATAAGGCTTTAGCGGAAGCGTTGCTCAAGTATGAAACACTGGACGCTGAAGACATCAAAGCAATTATGGGTGGAGAAAAGTTGGCGGCTGAAGAGAACTAATGCATTGGTAGAAGTCTCTTTTGGAACAACGTGGACGCACAAAGTACGGTGTGCTTGTGGAGGTCCCCGCACTCACCCACGAATATGCCTAGAAGGCACTGTGTCCTACTGACGGGagaaatgtgtatgtgtgtttgggtaCATACAAATAGAATTCATCCCTACTTGTATATTGGGGTTGTACGCCGAAACACACAGACGCAAACGATCTTACACAGTAAAAGGCATTGTAGGCATGATGCAGTCTTTGAGCAAATTACACTAATATCCCCCGCACGTTTTCCACGAGGAACACGAAAATCTGTAAGTCGCGTTCTTCTTTACCGTTACCCGAACAGCTATATTCTATACTCTTGATGATAGTTCTAGTTCGACACCGCCAACACAAGAGCAAGAAACAATGAGAAAACAAGATCTAAAACGAACATGATAAATCCCAAGTTATCGATCGAACGTTTAATTATATAGAAAGATATATACAAGCGTGTATATATACATATTAAATCTTAGGTTTGCACGCTTTATCAAATATATTCGAAAGGTTAGGAATGTCAGGACACGTAGGACAcgtaaaaaaacgaatgctaCAGTGACAACTGAGCATCGTATCAAGGGCACGCGTTAATGCATTGCTTtaggaatgaaaataaagtaCTGTTATCAATATTAAGACATAATAACGATGTTTATTCCGTTCATGAATGCAATTATGCTTAGAAGGAAAGACATTCCGAAGCGACAAGCCATCCACAAACTACCAGATCTTAAACTGACATATTTTCATTGAATTGAACATCACACATATAACTCTTTTGATATTCTGGACAAGCAAAGCAAACTCGTTAGATTGACATGCGATAACCAACACACATTATAGAAGCCTGTCTTATACTgatgacacacacatacttcgATTGATGCTTTGCTATGTAGCAGTATGTTACCAAAGGATCGTGCATACTTCGCAAAACCATGGGGTTAGAGATAACAAATGCTGTTGTCCAAATCACCACCCAATTTGGGCCATAGGTCAGCACCCACAACAACGTAGCTGTCGAGATAAGTGCAAGGGTGCTGGCGGCCAACAAATCGTGCCACGAAACTACTCTTCTCAAAACACCCGTTGCGTCTATAACAAATCTCTGTAAGTATCCGATTTCTTGGAATATTTGGGATATCATCTTCTGGCCGCGTGCGAAATCAAGATGCACAGAAATTTGTGACCGTCACTAATGCGACTCAACGTCAAAGGAGTAATGACAGGCCTAAACTGAGACGGAGTGATGGCATAGGCTATATAACGTCTGCTGGAAAGGCTGAGGTATTAACTTGGCTAACTGCgaggatggaatttgaatggTTTAAGTGGATTTGGCAACCGCTACAAAGGATCTCTGCATGTTACAGGCACACTGCCGCAATGATATTCATAGGATCTTATAATCTATTTCTATTCTTTCCTATGACATCTATCTATGTTTTCTATGTGCTAAATCAGATATCCGTGTATGAGTATGTGGATTAGTCACAATCTGTGCGAATTTCGGGTAGCTTCTGAACGTCTCAAGTACACATGCTAAACCGAAAATATTGTCTAAATTGTGACTTAAGGAAACACACGCCTTAAGGACCTGCTTAAGTAATTAAAGGGTTGATGATCTCAGCTCATCGAAACAATCTTTGACAATCAAAATACCGAAGAATGGCATACATTTTATAGTGCATTGATTTATTGCTCGACTGTTTATTTCTGCATCACAAAGATTTTACGCCGAATCACGTTTTTCAACGATACAATCCGATAATTGGCGTTGCCGTTCGACAAGACCGTCGTCAAGCCCTCGCGTACCTTCAGTGCCGCAGTTAGCATTATTCTTGTCCTTGTTGCACTCTTCGTAAGATTTTTCGGAATCCTTCACGAGTGTACTTACGTCATTTGCCAGGGAGCTGAAGCATTCCTTAATCTGGAGAGGGTTATTTGATGTTGGTTAGTATAATGGCCAAAAAGACACAGAATCTGTAATGCTCACCTTGGAATATTTGGAGATAGTGCCGACTAGATCGATTGTCGGGTTCATGAGACGTTCCTGTAGACGGGCCAAAATGTAGGACTTCAAGTAACTGTCCTTCGTGCCAACTTTCATGATATTTTCCAACAGCGTATGCACCTGACGGTAAGTATTTATGGGAGATTCTTCGCCACCTGGAACGAGTATTGGAACGGGCAGACTTTAGGGAGTGTATCAGGGATAATTGAAATGCAATTTACCTTCCGATCCGCTTTCTTCACCGGCTTCACCATCATCGCCAGCTTCACCATCTTCGCCAGCTTTACCTTCCTCGCCAGCTTCCCCTGCTTCTCCTGCCTCACCATCTTCACCTGCTTCACCTGCTTCACCTTCTTCACCTGCGTCACCTTCCTCTCCAGCAGTATCTTCACTACCATCTTCGTGTTCTTCAGCGCCTTCAGCATCGTCGGCATGATCTTCTCCCGAAGAAGATTCTAACTCGCCGGTGCCATCTTCGGATTCACTTTCATCCGTACCAGCTGTAGCATCGGTTTCGGATGTATCCTCTTCCTGAGAGTAGTCATCAGAGGTGCCTAAAACAGCCAcagcaataaataaacatagaATTAACCTTCATCATTAAACAATCACATGAAACATGCAAAGTTTCCCTCTTACCTTCGCTTAGCTCGGTTGATGATTCTTGATCCGTAGTCTCACCGGACGGGCGTGCGGATACGATCAGCGCAAGGCAAAGCACGCTGGCTAATAGAAGCAGAGACTTCATCGTTTATTCAACTGTAAACTATGGAAAAACAGATATTCTACTGATGATTTTTACTGTACGATCACATTGCTTTTATAAGCGGAAAACTTCTACCATCAGCTCATAGACGTCCAGTAGTATTTATACAGCTTTTGTTAGTGTTAAACAAATATAACATCTACTATATTGTGCACAggtagaggaaaaaaatgatGTTTGATAAACAGTTATAAATCAAACATGGTGCAATAGATGGGAAGGTTAGCATTAACGACAAAAGGAAACGTAGaacatgaataaattattttattttgttaaaattgatGTATTTTCGTTATAAgtctttaaaattttagagCAAAGTatgtaaaaatgtttaaattcacATTTCCGTTAAACAATTACGCATCTAAAACATTCTTAATAGTAATCAAATCGAACTCAGTTTTGACTTTTATGTATTTCAAGATTGTCTTTTAGCTAAATctaatataaaaacaaaacaaacaacatgtTCTCAGAAGCGTGACTTAGGGAATCGATTGTATCCTTTTAAAAGGTGTCATATTAAGCACGAAATGTCGGTTGAAGTTTGCCGTGGAGAGTGATGTGATCTATTAGTACACCTGGTACTCGATTCAACATAAATCATTGGAGACATCCGCTGAAAAGAAACATTCAAACGAAGTGTCTACTAATAAAAATTCCACAAAAACCTCTACTTTTGTGTCCAAACGAAAAGTAGCATTGCCATACCACGAAAAAGCCAGGCATCGAGCCATTTTGTAGAAGTCTGCAGAACCGTAGAAATAAAACGTAATATGCATGTTTGAGTTAATGGTATTTTACGCGTTATCTTGCTCTTGACGCGAGCAGACCCTTTCGGATATACTATAAGCTCCACATACTATTTTCAGCGCAAGTTTTTGTCAAATCGCGACAACTTTCCGACTCTCATAACCGTATTTTGGCATGAACTTATCGTCCTACGATACGCCTACCTTCTCGGGAAGCTACCCTTCAAGTAGTGTCTGCGTGTACTAAAAGTGCCAAAACGCACGATCACTCGCCCACAGCGCCATCTGTGCTGAAGCGTTTGGTAGCACCACTACGTTCCCTACTAACTTTTTAGCCGAAACCGTCGACTATTGTTGACTTATTTCTTTTATGCTTGAAAATCAGCTTCGCTAGTTTCCtatgtattgaaaaaatgtgttttgaatTACTCGCAAgaggaaaatttccaaatcttTTGAACATTTGTAATTTTTACATCATTATATCATATAGCAATAGGGCCAGGCCGAcattattgaataaaaaatcctaATTGCCTTCGCCGTTCTGTCATATAGGGTGAGGGTAGAAGAGAATTAAACCACTTAACTTTGTAAAGACGTATAAATAAGGAGATCTTCCCGAAAGGTTACGAATTAGTTTTTTCGATACAACTTAGTTGAGGATGATAGGAAAACGATCCTTTCACTGATGGAATAAAGATAACGATTCTGAGCCTCTTTCTACCATTCTGGTGAAAATATGACCTATTACACAACGATTTGGTCATttccgaacaaaaacaaaagtgcgACAGAAAATTaagatgttgatgatgctttTAACCATTTCTCTATTATTTCACTACGACTAATAGCAGTATCAAAAGCTGTAGTTTGAAAATCGAATATAAAGGTGGTTTATTCTATCGTTCGTCAATGTAATTATCGCAACTACTTTAGATCGATCCTATTAAAAAACGTTtaagaatctttttttttatcaaaactaTAAACCAAACTTGACTATACGGCGTAGAGctgtcatactaaaataaataataaaataaaataaactactcaatcttaatttatttccaataAGGATAAttacattgtttttaaatgctaagaaatgaaaatgttcttTCAAATGTTCGAAAACAGAGGAAATCAAAGGCCACTCAAACCGTAACACCTGGATGCAGAAAGAAGCCGGAAGtacaaatgaatgaatgtccAGTTTTATTACATTACATTGTGTTATGAATTTCCCTAAAGGTATAAAAATACAGCCACTTAGCGGGGGATCGGTCACATAATGACGACGATGTACATAAATAATCACCTAAATGTCTACAGCGAAGGAAATACTTTTGCGTTATTCGGTTGACCGTTTTGCGCAGTTTAAAATTGCTTTTCGCACCCTTACCCCTACCGTTCCGCACAACTAAACACGATAATATACAACAAGTCTTATGAATTTAGCACATTGCCTGTATGAGTGCCGAAAGTAGCTTCCAGCACTGCATACCGGTTGGTGGCGGTTATAGTTACATTTCACACGATGCGAGTTGATGCGCGTGTGTTTTTGACTTAAATTGATACAATAGTAGTTGCGTTAGAAGTAGGACGAAATTTAATACTAACAACTAGCTAAAACATGTTATCCTTCCCACGTATCATACGGTAGACTTTCGTTGTAGTGACCTTAATGGGTTAAAAAGATCAAATAATACACATCATTTTCGTCTAAATTAATACTAATTTTCGCATTGATCATAGGCTATCTGATTTGCTGCTGGAGTTCCGTACTAGCCCAGGGACTATTAAGGGCTGTACGCTTAGCTTGTGCTTTCTTCAACAAGAAAATTTTACGATCAAGCGCTATCATCGAGTTGTCGATCGCTACCGATATTCTTTACCGGTCTCAAATTTGGTGTATTGTGTGAATGATAAGGCACGTCTGTTTGTTAATTTAGTGCTTTGATCCCGCGGCTCATCCTTTGCCTAACGTTCGTTAAAATTTATCAATATAGACAAGGTTCAAATATAACCAAAACTACCAGATTGCTTGTAAAGTAACCATGCAGCGTTCGCTTTGTGACAATTGCTTTAGCCTTAGATCAGTCGGTTTTGCTTTAAGTAGTGTATCAGCAGTGAATGGATGAATTTGTACTGCGCTAATGATGGTATGATACTGTCCCGCTGCTGTCGTATTTGGCCTATCAAACGCGGTATGTCAATGTCCTGTAAAATGAAGACAACATAGAAACATTACGCCCAAAATagactattttcattttttaccaGCGTACCTGATTATGATCCAGTGTATAAAGCAATAGGTCCGCTACTAATGTAACTCCCGTACGACCGCCCCCTTCATTGCAGTGTATCAGCACCGGAGGATTGGTATTGTGCGATGGTGGAACCTCCGCAATCGAAGCCAGACGTACGGAATTTAATTCCTCCAAAAATCCTACAATAACAGACGACAAACAAACGCATTTAAATATAATCGGGCATCACTTGATTATTCGCCAAAAAGAGTTACTTACCCAAAAAATGTCCAACATCACCTGGGCAGTTCTGATCAGCCCACTCGGTGTACGATATGTGCCAAACGGAACGATAACGACGGCTCTGTGTGTGATAAACACGCAATTTGCTCGTTGTGCAGCGATCAGTCTCTTGAGAAAACTCACGCCATACTTGATACTGCAAATGTTATAAGGAATAACCAAAGataattgcatttttgtttaaatttatgtggtgcttgtaaaaaaaaaagacttacCTGCCCGTACTCTAAACAACGTTCACTTGTCTGTGGGATGTAGTTAAGCTCTTTGGATAGTTGTACCAGCAAATAGACGTCCGCTTCCCATACGCATTGCCAGAAAATGTGTGTCGTCAGTGTGTCGTTCGGGCTTTCGGCGACAATGTAGAATCTTTGCTTGTTGCCAACCGTGCTCTAGGAAAATAGAGATGATAATATTATTAGATATAACTTTCAGATCCAACACAGGGTtcggcagaaaaaaaatgggattTGTAAAGCAGTTTATATAAATTTCAGTAAGATCTTTCAAAACAACATTCTGAATACAACACTGCAAGCTAATGTAGTTTTAAAATACTACTAAATACCGCGTGCGACTTATAATAGTAGATAAGGGCTAGATGATTTACAAGCTTGCCCTTTAACATACACCgaaattgaataataattaaataaccAATCACATTGCATCGTTTTCTttgagaaatttttaatttgaggTATAAAATACAATCGTTGCCTGATCATTCAAACTTAGGTTGGGTACTTGAGTTCCCCCAGAACCCCCAAGCTTGAGGtactttttaatgcatgtAGCAACTATTGGGAGGCTCCATGTACTATAAATCACATTGGTCGATgctgttgaaaataaaacgggAAATGACGTCCTTTTTACCGATTGTGAACTGCAGCTTCTGTTGAATGTTCCTGGGGCTGAAAATGATCAGATAGCCAGATCCAAGCTATAAACTTTCCCTTCTCCAGAAAGGCCAGAATCTGATAGCTATTTGACACAACTGTCGACATTTTATCGGTTCCGGAATGAGCAAACGTTACAAACTAACAAACTTTCGCGCAAAGAACTTTTAATGTTCTCGTCCTAGCTATTGTAAATTAAGAGATAAAGctctcaaattttgacagtatATAGTCTACTAGTATACTTTAAACACTGACCGGTGGACCGACCATCAGGTGACAGAGTAAACGCATAACAAATCAGCATATTTTTGGaacttttttaatgcatacgttataACGGTTCAAAGTCTGTAAAGTACAGAGAGGTCACAAATATTTTCACAACAAATTTACCTTTCTTATATGCCACTGTTAGGATCGATTTAATTCGACTATGACTCAATTGCCATAAAACTGACTTTACCGAGGGAATATCATACATATTTTACtattgaaattatattttgtacCTTTGAGTACTTTGAGTACTTGCCTCTATAAGGTGTctaagtaaaagtaaaataaatgatcGACGCTGATCGCTACCTACACGTAATACGGAGATCATCCCATAAGAACAATCCTGGGTAGTGTTGTGTAAGAGTAGAGGGCAACTGCTCTCTAACATGAGAAAGGTGAAGCCTACCGGTAGCTCTGCCCAAACCGAGAGCGAAGAACTTGAAAAGAGCTACATCTACAGCTCCAGGGCGAAGAGCTACTTCGTAAGAGAGTATAGCTCGGACATTGCGAAGAGCTACCACGAGAGTGTGAATAGCTACATCGTGAATGAGTTTTGAGAAGAGTACGGTGCTACCTTTTTGATATATAAGATTGAGATCAGAGTCCTCAGCTTATTGAAGTGCCGAGAGCTACCACCCGGTAGCTCTCGAGCTCACTACCCAACACTAATCGTGAGCATACTGTAGGAAAAGTTAAGAAAAAGATATTGTCGTTCTGCCATGTCTTTTTAATTAATATgttctcgatcgatcgatcgaatcgagATCTAACTCCGGTTTTTGTACTTACTGTTATGTGAGAAGCATTCACGTAACCCATACGATTATCCCTCGTCGGTGTTAACCTCACGCGATTGTTATCGTACGGTAGGAAGGATGTATCGAAgttcttatttttattatcctcCGCCAAGGCACAGCTATAGACGGCGCTTTCACTACGCTTGGGGATGCGCTCAAACTCACAGTACAGCTGAGGATCGGCCAGTTTCGATTCCAGTAGCGAGCACTGAAAGAAAGGAGCAGGAACGCACATTAAATGTTAGCCTCAGAAAACAGACAAACTTAACGCCAACTTACCAATTTCTCTTTGCTGATATTTGCCGGCAATGGCTGTAACCTTGGTAATCCCGTGGACCAACGATGCCGCAACTGACCACCGTTTGCTCCCTCGTTCATAGATGAGTTTGCACTGCCACCACTTCCACTGCCATCCAC encodes the following:
- the LOC126560630 gene encoding 30 kDa salivary gland allergen Aed a 3-like, which produces MKSLLLLASVLCLALIVSARPSGETTDQESSTELSEGTSDDYSQEEDTSETDATAGTDESESEDGTGELESSSGEDHADDAEGAEEHEDGSEDTAGEEGDAGEEGEAGEAGEDGEAGEAGEAGEEGKAGEDGEAGDDGEAGEESGSEGGEESPINTYRQVHTLLENIMKVGTKDSYLKSYILARLQERLMNPTIDLVGTISKYSKIKECFSSLANDVSTLVKDSEKSYEECNKDKNNANCGTEGTRGLDDGLVERQRQLSDCIVEKRDSA